The following are encoded together in the Flavihumibacter fluvii genome:
- a CDS encoding group II intron maturase-specific domain-containing protein encodes MRAVFNPRNTQVSLEQTSAKLNPKIRGWLNYYIRFGKCSAANVFLYLNVLLRRCTEEKFRLCSHKAVLLKYETIVQSNGNLFIHWQKGIIY; translated from the coding sequence ATAAGAGCGGTCTTCAATCCACGAAATACACAGGTATCATTGGAACAGACGTCCGCTAAATTGAATCCGAAAATAAGGGGGTGGCTAAACTATTACATCAGGTTTGGTAAATGTTCAGCAGCGAATGTATTCCTATATTTGAATGTGCTGTTAAGAAGATGCACAGAAGAGAAGTTCCGGTTATGCAGCCACAAAGCAGTACTGCTTAAATATGAAACCATAGTGCAATCGAACGGTAATCTATTTATTCACTGGCAGAAAGGAATTATATATTGA
- a CDS encoding GIY-YIG nuclease family protein: protein MRHALGQFQISNLEMTEYIAKSFMKTKQNLNGHKNYPTKPGIYAFTLADNSTLEDFGKAGQIIYIGIAKYSLSDRDFKQHFKSGKTGSSTLRRSIGAALKTKLKLKAIPRGGENDSKRFENYKFAEEQTLTDWMVSNLEIGYWTPDEPVSYQQLRDIEKDITLVLKPTLDLDNRTRRFNPLAEKLDELRNICRAEARKHNYGKPDGNR, encoded by the coding sequence GTGCGTCATGCTTTGGGACAGTTCCAAATTTCAAACTTAGAAATGACAGAATATATTGCGAAATCCTTCATGAAAACAAAGCAAAATTTAAACGGACACAAGAACTATCCGACAAAACCAGGGATTTATGCTTTTACTCTTGCTGACAATTCTACGCTTGAGGACTTCGGAAAAGCAGGACAAATCATTTACATCGGTATTGCAAAATACAGTTTAAGCGATAGAGATTTTAAGCAGCACTTTAAGTCAGGCAAAACTGGAAGTTCTACTTTGAGACGGTCAATCGGAGCAGCTTTAAAAACAAAATTGAAATTGAAAGCGATTCCAAGAGGTGGTGAAAATGACAGTAAAAGATTTGAGAACTATAAATTTGCTGAGGAACAAACATTAACTGACTGGATGGTTTCAAATCTTGAAATTGGTTATTGGACACCAGACGAGCCGGTATCTTACCAACAATTAAGAGATATAGAAAAAGATATTACCCTTGTGTTGAAACCAACACTTGACCTTGACAACAGAACAAGAAGATTTAACCCACTTGCTGAAAAACTAGACGAATTAAGAAATATTTGTAGAGCGGAAGCAAGAAAACACAATTATGGTAAGCCAGACGGCAATAGATAA
- a CDS encoding phospholipase D-like domain-containing protein yields the protein MTTASFNDIRKKIQNNIDQSKVTILIAVAWLTSKDLLGQLTDKLESGCKVEIIISDHFENQRLSYNKFIDKGGKVYILPTVSGRFLHDKFALFDNTKLIAGSYNWTNSAEFYNHEFIIQSENAQLLKQFKIRFDNLKKIVATYDKQKLLSRDNLTAETKEEEFLKIEDELHVELIASVDLAVKAGAKIVQQNILNQIYNYGAIGAASRLIKEGTEKLHSGLIKLFEIDRLDLTIESIILKDRYRVLFHKDILEKAQQRLDKLK from the coding sequence ATGACAACAGCATCCTTCAACGACATTCGCAAAAAAATTCAAAATAATATAGACCAATCTAAGGTTACAATTCTTATTGCAGTAGCTTGGCTGACAAGTAAAGATTTGCTCGGACAGTTAACTGACAAACTTGAAAGTGGTTGCAAAGTGGAAATCATAATTAGCGACCACTTCGAGAATCAAAGGCTTTCTTATAACAAATTTATAGATAAAGGTGGCAAAGTTTACATTCTACCAACAGTAAGCGGCAGGTTTCTACATGACAAGTTTGCGTTGTTTGACAATACCAAATTAATTGCAGGGTCTTACAACTGGACAAATTCTGCGGAATTTTACAATCATGAATTTATTATTCAAAGTGAGAATGCTCAATTACTCAAGCAATTCAAAATTCGGTTTGACAATTTAAAAAAGATTGTTGCTACTTATGACAAACAAAAACTTTTAAGCAGAGACAACCTAACTGCTGAAACCAAAGAAGAGGAGTTTTTAAAAATAGAAGATGAACTTCATGTCGAATTAATTGCCTCAGTTGACTTAGCAGTGAAAGCTGGTGCAAAAATTGTCCAACAAAACATTCTCAATCAAATTTATAATTACGGCGCAATTGGTGCTGCAAGCAGACTTATAAAAGAAGGGACTGAAAAACTGCACTCTGGACTTATTAAGCTTTTTGAAATAGACAGGCTTGATTTGACGATTGAAAGTATAATTCTTAAAGATAGATACAGAGTTTTGTTTCACAAGGACATTTTAGAAAAAGCCCAGCAACGACTTGACAAACTGAAATAG